The Betta splendens chromosome 7, fBetSpl5.4, whole genome shotgun sequence genome includes a window with the following:
- the tpk2 gene encoding thiamin pyrophosphokinase 2 isoform X2 produces MSSSAWSDTVLQLLRRMNNFYSPGSRRAKCFRFEIDGAHVGWIPPRVAPLLTRYPDVFTPPDGGAVSLVPRLESCEERSEAVDAVLRALRQEGSLSCLKGWRDENYSVMPKFSDPPLMWMERAATSLFGVKRYGVHINGYTVSDSGEVSMWLARRSPSKQTYPGLLDNLAAGGLAAGVSIKHTLIKECQEEACIPAAIAEKALPVSTVSYTYEEEEGIFAESQFVFDVKLPRDFKPRIGDGEVQDFYLLPIDEVKELLATDDFKPNCAMVVLDFLIRHSFIEPDTERFYQEFVEGLHQTL; encoded by the exons ATGTCGAGTTCTGCGTGGTCGGACacagtcctccagctgctccgccgAATGAACAATTTTTATTCACCAG GATCCCGTCGTGCTAAGTGCTTCAGGTTTGAGATAGACGGAGCTCACGTTGGCTGGATTCCTCCCCGCGTAGCCCCGCTGCTCACGCGGTATCCAGATGTGTTCACTCCGCCAGACGGTGGCGCAGTGTCTCTGGTTCCCCGTCTGGAGTCCTGTGAGGAGAGATCCGAGGCCGTGGACGCTGTCCTACGGGCCCTCCGACAGGAGGGCTCCCTATCCTGTCTGAAAGGTTGGAGAGACGAG AACTACAGTGTGATGCCAAAGTTCTCTGACCCCCCTCTAATGTGGATGGAAAGAGCAGCTACAA GTCTGTTTGGGGTGAAGCGGTATGGAGTCCATATCAACGGTTACACTGTCAGTGACAGCGGGGAGGTCAGCATGTGGTTGGCTCGACGCTCCCCGTCCAAGCAGACGTACCCTGGACTTCTGGACAACTTG GCAGCGGGTGGTCTGGCTGCTGGCGTcagcattaaacacacactgatcaaaGAATGTCAGGAGGAAGCGTGTATCCCAGCGGCCATAGCTGAGAAAGCTCTTCCTGTAAGCACAGTAAG CTACACctatgaagaagaggaggggatCTTTGCCGAaagtcagtttgtgtttgatgtgaaacTTCCTCGGGACTTTAAGCCCAGGATCGGGGATGGGGAAGTGCAGGATTTCTACCTGCTGCCTATAGATGAG GTGAAGGAACTTCTGGCCACAGATGACTTCAAGCCCAACTGTGCCATGGTGGTCCTGGACTTCCTCATTAGACACTCCTTTATTGAGCCTGACACAG AGCGTTTCTATCAGGAGTTTGTGGAAGGACTCCATCAGACATTATAG
- the pdyn gene encoding proenkephalin-B isoform X2, whose product MLDALLRVLTRLEVSVQLPRDRCTMEWYVLVLMLSLPPSVHSDCSSRCQQCAQQMLGPGAAFSSLSCAADCGEQLDSCVQAPAEADFSQDEAAEGEESQQAAVVKRYGGFIKRIDKNKNKIFSSPWRDNYILKAAGPPRKYEDLLKRLDARDADAPGDSDDASEDAAPRGYVKRYGGFLRKFGPKTKRSSSAEQEDAEPEELQKRYGGFMRRVRPKLNNLKWDKRYGGFLRRHFKISMRSAEDPFYAYDDSSL is encoded by the exons GGACCGGTGCACAATGGAGTGGTACgtcctggtgctgatgctgagcctGCCGCCCTCCGTCCACAGCGACTGCTCTTCACGGTGTCAGCAATGCGCGCAACAGATGCTCGGCCCGGGCGCCGCCTTCAGTAGCCTG TCGTGCGCCGCGGACTGCGGGGAGCAGCTGGACAGCTGCGTCCAGGCTCCGGCGGAGGCGGACTTCAGCCAGGACGAGGCCGCGGAGGGCGAGGAGAGCCAGCAGGCGGCCGTGGTCAAACGCTACGGGGGCTTCATCAAGAGGAtcgacaagaacaaaaacaagatcTTCAGCTCCCCGTGGCGCGACAATTACATCCTCAAGGCCGCGGGGCCGCCCAGAAAGTACGAGGACTTGTTGAAGAGGCTGGACGCGCGCGACGCGGACGCGCCGGGCGACTCCGACGACGCGTCGGAGGACGCGGCGCCCCGCGGCTACGTCAAGCGCTACGGCGGCTTTTTACGCAAATTCGGCCCCAAGACGAAGAGGAGTAGCTcagcggagcaggaggacgcggagcccgaggagctgcagaagcGATACGGAGGCTTCATGCGCAGGGTGCGACCGAAGTTGAACAACCTCAAGTGGGACAAGCGGTACGGAGGCTTTCTGCGCCGCCACTTCAAAATCTCCATGCGCTCCGCGGAGGACCCGTTTTACGCCTACGACGACTCGAGCCTATAG
- the gmeb2 gene encoding glucocorticoid modulatory element-binding protein 2, translated as MAEISEVVIVRLPDTVSEDLPSVVEEDKAVLVTTELNHQSGEDVLTVTPVEAEAEASREDSLSKEEAVIVKLSEEVDVEADVFYPITCGDAKAMLVWKKFVCPGINVKCVQFNEQLISPKEFVCLAGKSTLKDWKRAIRLNGTMLRKIMDSGELDFYQHAKVCSNTCRSTKIDLVGTKVSISSDHSSDLVAATPSSADLNGVGAPFSDGTEETSEWVTAIGEDTVAFWRGVKESGLLEEVVEDFQKELQDVLKGLQERVCDPPLQVKDAVLLNNIVQNFGMLDQVKKVLASHKSQMDRYREQYTRSLAALEQQCDEHRKRAKELKSKSQHLNNVLMTLTPVPAPPPLKRPRLTRAISGPASVSATPTQITLPLNQLTSLPLGKVLTVSGAPPGGYTLLTSPLAGSELAADASNLTVLSTVAGQEGTVGANASTASFVKLGSQFQQFQLVTLPAGLQNLTAAQGTAIQHQIGGISVVDAMETAVDESHETIQADDGEGGQPEQLREDDGGQMGEQQ; from the exons ATGGCTGAAATAAGCGAGGTGGTGATCGTTAGGCTACCGGACACTGTGAGCGAGGACCTTCcctctgtggtggaggaggataAAGCAGTGCTGGTGACCACAGAGCTGAACCATCAGTCCGG GGAAGACGTCCTCACAGTGACACCAGtggaagcagaggctgaagccAGCAGAGAGGATTCTCTGTCTAAAGAAGAGGCAGTCATTG tgaaaTTAAGTGAGGAAGTGGACGTGGAGGCTGATGTCTTCTACCCAATCACCTGTGGAGATGCTAAAGCCATGCTGGTTTGGAAGAAGTTTGTCTGTCCTGGGATTAATGTGAAATGTGTTCAG TTTAATGAGCAGCTTATCAGCCCCAaggagtttgtttgtttagcGGGGAAATCGACTCTGAAGGACTGGAAGAGAGCGATCCGTCTCAACGGCACCATGCTCAG AAAGATCATGGACTCGGGTGAACTGGACTTCTACCAGCACGCAAAGGTCTGCTCCAACACCTGCCGCAGCACCAAGATAGACCTGGTGGGAACTAAAGTGTCCATCAGCAGCGATCACTCTTCTGACCTGGTTGCTGCCACACCATCATCTGCTGATC TGAACGGAGTAGGAGCCCCGTTTAGTGATGGGACAGAGGAAACTTCAGAGTGGGTCACAGCCATTGGAG aggaCACGGTAGCGTTCTGGCGTGGCGTGAAGGAGTCAGGACttctggaggaggtggtggaggacttccagaaggagctgcaggatgtgCTGAAGGGGCTGCAGGAACGAGTGTGTGACCCACCGCTACAGGTTAAAG ATGCAGTTTTGCTCAACAATATTGTGCAGAACTTTGGGATGCTGGACCAGGTGAAGAAGGTTCTGGCCAGTCATAAAAGTCAGATGGATCGTTACAGAGAGCAGTACACTCGCAGCCTGGCAG ctctggagcAGCAATGTGATGAGCACAGGAAACGGGCCAAAGAGCTGAAGAGCAAGTCCCAGCACCTCAACAACGTCCTGATGACCCTCACCCCAGTTCCCGCACCCCCTCCCCTCAAGCGTCCCCGACTGACCCGGGCCATCTCAGGCCCAGCGTCAGTGAGTGCCACCCCAACCCAGATCACGCTGCCTCTCAACCAGCTGACCAGCCTGCCACTGGGCAAGGTGCTGACGGTGTCCGGAGCCCCACCCGGCGGGTACAccctcctcacctctcctctcgccgggtcggagctggcggccgaTGCGTCTAACCTCACTGTGCTGTCCACGGTGGCGGGTCAGGAGGGCACGGTGGGCGCCAACGCGTCCACGGCCTCCTTTGTAAAACTGGGCTCTCAGTTCCAGCAGTTCCAGCTGGTGACGCTGCCGGCGGGCCTGCAGAACCTGACCGCCGCGCAGGGCACCGCCATCCAGCACCAGATTGGTGGCATCAGTGTGGTGGACGCCATGGAAACCGCGGTTGATGAGTCTCACGAGACAATCCAGGCCGACGACGGTGAGGGAGGTCAGCCAGAGCAGCTGAGAGAGGACGATGGGGGGCAGATGGGCGAGCAGCAGTGA
- the tpk2 gene encoding thiamin pyrophosphokinase 2 isoform X1: MSSSAWSDTVLQLLRRMNNFYSPGSRRAKCFRFEIDGAHVGWIPPRVAPLLTRYPDVFTPPDGGAVSLVPRLESCEERSEAVDAVLRALRQEGSLSCLKGWRDENYSVMPKFSDPPLMWMERAATSLFGVKRYGVHINGYTVSDSGEVSMWLARRSPSKQTYPGLLDNLVSTDLTCPCARARCHRDEQRVNGGGSCAVFLKAAGGLAAGVSIKHTLIKECQEEACIPAAIAEKALPVSTVSYTYEEEEGIFAESQFVFDVKLPRDFKPRIGDGEVQDFYLLPIDEVKELLATDDFKPNCAMVVLDFLIRHSFIEPDTERFYQEFVEGLHQTL, from the exons ATGTCGAGTTCTGCGTGGTCGGACacagtcctccagctgctccgccgAATGAACAATTTTTATTCACCAG GATCCCGTCGTGCTAAGTGCTTCAGGTTTGAGATAGACGGAGCTCACGTTGGCTGGATTCCTCCCCGCGTAGCCCCGCTGCTCACGCGGTATCCAGATGTGTTCACTCCGCCAGACGGTGGCGCAGTGTCTCTGGTTCCCCGTCTGGAGTCCTGTGAGGAGAGATCCGAGGCCGTGGACGCTGTCCTACGGGCCCTCCGACAGGAGGGCTCCCTATCCTGTCTGAAAGGTTGGAGAGACGAG AACTACAGTGTGATGCCAAAGTTCTCTGACCCCCCTCTAATGTGGATGGAAAGAGCAGCTACAA GTCTGTTTGGGGTGAAGCGGTATGGAGTCCATATCAACGGTTACACTGTCAGTGACAGCGGGGAGGTCAGCATGTGGTTGGCTCGACGCTCCCCGTCCAAGCAGACGTACCCTGGACTTCTGGACAACTTGGTGAGTACAGATCTCACCTGCCCCTGTGCACGCGCACGCTGCCACAGAGACGAGCAACGCGTGAATGGAGGAGGCTCATGTGCTGTTTTCCTGAAGGCAGCGGGTGGTCTGGCTGCTGGCGTcagcattaaacacacactgatcaaaGAATGTCAGGAGGAAGCGTGTATCCCAGCGGCCATAGCTGAGAAAGCTCTTCCTGTAAGCACAGTAAG CTACACctatgaagaagaggaggggatCTTTGCCGAaagtcagtttgtgtttgatgtgaaacTTCCTCGGGACTTTAAGCCCAGGATCGGGGATGGGGAAGTGCAGGATTTCTACCTGCTGCCTATAGATGAG GTGAAGGAACTTCTGGCCACAGATGACTTCAAGCCCAACTGTGCCATGGTGGTCCTGGACTTCCTCATTAGACACTCCTTTATTGAGCCTGACACAG AGCGTTTCTATCAGGAGTTTGTGGAAGGACTCCATCAGACATTATAG
- the rhoaa gene encoding rho-related GTP-binding protein RhoA-A, whose protein sequence is MAAIRKKLVIVGDGACGKTCLLIVFSKDQFPEVYVPTVFENYVADIEVDGKQVELALWDTAGQEDYDRLRPLSYPDTDVILMCFSIDSPDSLENIPEKWTPEVKHFCPNVPIILVGNKKDLRNDEHTRRELAKMKQEPVKSDEARDMANRINAFGYLECSAKTKDGVREVFEMATRAALQAKRRGKKGGCNLL, encoded by the exons ATGGCTGCAATCAGAAAGAAACTAGTAATAGTTGGTGATGGAGCCTGTGGCAAGACCTGTCTCCTGATAGTGTTCAGCAAGGATCAGTTCCCTGAGGTTTATGTGCCCACCGTGTTTGAAAACTATGTGGCAGATATTGAGGTGGATGGTAAACAG GTCGAGCTGGCTCTTTGGGACACAGCAGGTCAGGAGGACTATGACCGACTGAGGCCTCTGTCCTATCCAGACACAGATGTCATCCTTATGTGTTTCTCGATTGACAGCCCGGACAGTTTAG AGAATATTCCAGAGAAGTGGACACCTGAGGTCAAACACTTCTGTCCCAATGTGCCCATTATTCTTGTGGGCAACAAAAAGGACTTGCGAAATGATGAGCACACACGTCGAGAGTTGGCAAAGATGAAGCAG GAACCAGTAAAGTCAGATGAGGCCAGGGATATGGCCAACAGGATCAATGCCTTTGGTTACCTGGAGTGCTCAGCCAAGACGAAGGACGGCGTGAGGGAGGTGTTCGAGATGGCCACCAGGGCAGCACTGCAGGCCAAGAGACGAGGCAAGAAGGGTGGCTGCAATCTGCTATAA